A single window of Treponema denticola ATCC 35405 DNA harbors:
- a CDS encoding M15 family metallopeptidase: MTQYLDSTKMQTVLNNFKQLLFILFFIGNLSIVPCENRDKLAAFNVNLDNPWLSLKAIQTAYPDLVKNISFDSELNDWFITIRNQNLYWADGRLLPKKDIQNRQKWAPIISYFYSDEVQNPKDFSEELISALKPESLIKNRKAAPPPNYTFFMLLFNGKNRNEIIKQIRRSRFLGYDVWVHQRVVEPLRRVQTKIYEAQKTNTEVKKFLKELNQCWSFNWRVIADSGKLSNHSWGSAIDLLPANYKTKKIYWFWEAARNDYWMKIMPYRRWIPPKAVIEAFESEGFIWGGKWTLWDNMHFEYRPELLYIRNFVLKAEFNEFIAQDTQGLYQTPQIEPEKQISQRLADIFKMAELIKFTSSFSHNILSFYGISATEEDKFEKEENIEEPQEPKYLEEMID; this comes from the coding sequence TTGACTCAGTACTTAGATAGCACCAAAATGCAAACAGTTTTAAACAATTTTAAACAACTTCTTTTTATTTTATTTTTTATAGGCAATTTAAGCATTGTCCCATGCGAAAACAGAGACAAACTTGCTGCCTTCAATGTTAATCTTGATAATCCATGGCTTAGTTTAAAAGCCATTCAAACGGCCTATCCTGACCTTGTAAAGAATATTTCCTTTGATTCGGAATTAAACGATTGGTTTATAACGATAAGAAATCAAAATTTGTATTGGGCAGATGGAAGACTTTTACCAAAAAAAGATATTCAAAATCGGCAAAAATGGGCTCCCATAATTTCTTACTTTTATTCCGATGAGGTACAAAACCCTAAAGACTTTTCTGAAGAACTTATATCGGCATTAAAACCGGAGAGTCTAATAAAGAATAGAAAAGCTGCCCCTCCCCCAAATTACACTTTTTTTATGCTTTTATTCAACGGAAAAAACCGCAACGAGATTATAAAACAAATACGCCGCTCCCGTTTCTTGGGGTATGATGTATGGGTCCATCAGCGAGTTGTAGAGCCTTTAAGGCGTGTTCAAACAAAAATATACGAAGCCCAAAAAACAAACACAGAAGTTAAAAAATTTTTAAAAGAACTAAACCAGTGTTGGAGTTTTAATTGGAGGGTTATAGCAGATTCCGGTAAACTGAGCAACCACAGCTGGGGATCGGCTATCGATCTTTTACCGGCAAACTACAAGACTAAAAAAATCTATTGGTTTTGGGAAGCTGCCCGTAATGATTATTGGATGAAAATAATGCCTTACAGAAGATGGATACCTCCTAAGGCCGTAATAGAAGCCTTTGAAAGCGAAGGTTTTATCTGGGGCGGAAAGTGGACGCTCTGGGATAATATGCACTTTGAATACCGTCCCGAACTCCTATATATTAGAAATTTTGTTCTAAAGGCGGAATTTAATGAATTTATAGCGCAGGATACACAAGGTCTATATCAAACACCTCAAATTGAACCGGAGAAACAAATATCTCAACGACTTGCCGATATTTTTAAAATGGCAGAATTGATAAAATTTACTTCATCCTTTTCTCATAATATACTATCTTTTTACGGTATCAGCGCAACGGAGGAGGATAAATTTGAAAAAGAAGAAAATATAGAAGAGCCGCAGGAACCCAAATATTTGGAGGAAATGATTGATTAA
- a CDS encoding Holliday junction resolvase-like protein: MIKIALGISIILIFFLLGLVIGKYKERSLNLKRVNEARKDAVKRSRAVLNGQLSEQLAPFFPDFPANPTEIRFIGQPVDYIAFNGASQGTITDISFIEIKTGSAALSPVERALKDAIEKKKIKYIEYRADLNKK, encoded by the coding sequence TTGATTAAAATTGCTTTAGGGATATCTATAATTCTAATATTCTTTTTACTCGGTTTGGTCATCGGAAAATACAAGGAAAGGAGTTTAAATCTAAAAAGGGTAAATGAAGCAAGAAAAGATGCCGTAAAACGATCCAGGGCCGTATTAAACGGGCAACTTTCAGAGCAGCTTGCTCCCTTTTTCCCCGATTTTCCTGCAAATCCCACAGAAATACGCTTTATAGGTCAGCCTGTAGACTACATTGCCTTTAACGGTGCTTCCCAAGGAACTATTACCGATATAAGCTTTATAGAAATAAAAACAGGCTCAGCAGCTTTGAGTCCTGTTGAACGAGCTTTAAAAGATGCTATCGAAAAAAAGAAAATAAAATATATAGAATATAGAGCAGATCTTAATAAAAAATAG